A window of Candidatus Afararchaeum irisae genomic DNA:
GTCATACGGCACGATCACCCTCGGAAGTAGCCTCGACAAGGTCAAGACGGCTATACTCGCGGCGTCCCTCGAGACGATAGAACGGATAGGACCGTGTACCGCCGAGATCGAGGTCGAGATGGTCGAGGACATCCGCGCCGCGAAGAGGAAACAGATTGTCGAGAGGTCGAAGTACATACTCACAGAGCTCTTCGACGAGGGCGGCATAGACACCGAGGAGATAATAGACGAGGTCAGGAAGGCGGTCAGAACCGAGGGGATACAGAGATACGCCGGGCTCCCCGCGGGACCCAACGTCGAGAAGAGCGACGCCGTCCTGATAGTCGAGGGACGCGCCGACGTACTCAACCTACTCAAGTACGGCATCAAGAACGCGATAGGAGTTGAGGGTACGAATATACCCGACGAGATAGTGCGTCTCTCGGAGGAGAAGACCGTGACGGCGTTCCTCGACTCCGACAGGGGCGGCGACCTCATACTCAAGGAACTCGATCAGGTCGGAGACGTCGACTACGTCGCACATCCACCTGAAGGTAAATGTGTCGAGGACATGTCACACGACGAGATACGTGAGTCACTCAGAAACAAGGTTCCTCTTGAACTCGCGGTCGACTCCGAGGAGGAGAACCGAAGTTACGACTCGGAAGGGAGCTGTAAGACAGAGACTGCGGAGGGGTCAGACGAGCGAGAGTCGGAGTCCGAGTCGGAGACTGACGGAGAGAGTCCACTTAGGGACAGGATAGAAGCCGTGAAGGGCAACGGCAAGAGCCTTCTCCTCGACTCGGAGTTCGACGAGGTCGAGGAGGTTGACTCGGAGGCACTCGGCGAGAAGCTCGACGAGACGAACGGCGAGGTCGAGAACGTCGTAGTAGACGGCGAGATTACACAGGCGACACTCGACTCGGCGAGCCTAAACGGAGTCGAGACCGTCGCAGGAGAGGAGATTGGACACGTCGTCAAGAAGCCCCTCGATGTCAACGTCGTGACCGAAGCAGAGCTGTAACAATGTTAGACGACAGACTCCGTGAGTTCCTAGACGAGGACTCGACGGGATGGAGAGACGTGAGTAGCTCGGTCGTCAGGGGCGACGCGCGCGCAAGAGTGGTGACGAAAGAAGACGGCGTCGTGGCGGGCTTAGACGAGGCTTCGAGGCTGTTGGGTCTCTTAGACTCAGACTCCGGAGTGGAGGTCGAGACGCGGTTCGAGGACGGTGAGGAGATAGAGGAGGGCGACACCGTCCTCGAAGCCGAGGGCGACGCCACGTCTCTACTAAGAGGAGAACGTCCGTGTCTGAATATACTCGGGAGCATGAGCGGTATCGCTACCGTGACAGCCGACTGTGTCGAGAAGGCGGGCGAAGTTACCGTCGCGGCGACACGTAAGACGACGCCGGGTTACAGGAGTTTCGAGAAGAAGGCGGTACGCGTCGGCGGCGGAGATCCACACAGGTACAGCTTAGACGACGTAGTGATGCTCAAGGAGAACCACATAGAGTTAGAGGGACTCGAAACCGCCTTCGAGAGAGCGAGAGACACAAAGAGCTTTACCTCGAAGATAGAGGTCGAAGCCGAGACTGTCGAGACCGCGGTAGAAGCCGCCGAACTCGGTGCCGACATCGTCCTACTCGACAATATGTCGCCGTCGGAGGTCGAGAGCTGCGTAGACGAACTCGGAGATTACGACGTCGTAGTAGAGGCGTCGGGCGGTATAACGCCCGAGAACGTCGGCGAGTACGCCGGTACGGGAGTCGACGTCGTCTCTATGGGGAGCCTGATACACTCGTCCGACTGGCTCGACTACAGTATGAGAATCGAGAAGTAGAGTGAAGTGGAGTAGAGTAGAGTAGAGTAGTCAGCCGAGTCCCTTAATCCCTGAGAGCGTCTTCCTTCTCGGTCTTTTCGAGTGTGTCGTCTTCGAGCGACGTAGCGACTGCGGCGGGCTTGTAGAACTCCTCTCCGAATCCCTCGACAGACGACTTGACGTGTCTCTGCATCACGCGTCTCTCGGCGGGAACCTCTCCGTAGACTACCTCGTCCTCCACAAGGTCGTAGACCGGAATCGAGGGGTTGAGAAGAGTGTTCTCGGCTATCACGGAGTCCTCGCCGACGACGAAGCCGCTGGTTATACGTGCTCCCGCGCCTATCGAGACGCCGTCTTCGACTACGACGGGGGCGTCCTCTACGGGTTCGAGGACTCCACCGATAAGTGTGTTAGCACCTATCTTGACGTTGTCGCCTATCTGTGCACACGACCCCACGGTGTCGCACGAGTCGACGAGGGTTCCGTCACCGACGTGTGCGCCGACGTTGACGAAGCTCGGCGACATCATTATGACAGAGTCGCCGACGTAGGCACCGTCCCTCACTACTGTACCGTCGGGGGTGTTTCTCGTGCCCTTTTCGAGGAACTCCGAGGTGTCCTTTAGCTCGAACTTGTCGTGGTAGGTGACGTCGCCGTACTCCAACTCCCTGTTGTCGCGCTCCGAGAAGTTGAGGAGTATGCCCTTCTTGACCCACTCGTTGGCGACCCAGTCGCCGTCGACCTTCTCCGCCGCTCTAACCTCACCGGAGTTTAGGGCGTCCAGGAAGTCGTCGAGTAGGTCGGTGTCGGCTTCGTCTTCGTCCCACGCCTCGTTGATATCTGATTCGAGTGTCGACATACAGGGACTGGGTGTCGGAGAGGTATATTAGTTGTTTTTGGCGGTTGCGATCCGACCTCGGCAGATATATTACGTCCGACGACGAGCCAAGTAACGTGATAGGAGTCGACGAGGCAGGCAAGGGACCCGTCTTGGGTAGTATGTTCGTCGCCGGAGTCAGGACGCCCGGAGACGGTCTCGACTTCGAGGTTCGTGACTCTAAGAAGCTCTCAGAACCGAGGAGGCGCGAGATATACAGTAGGCTGACCGAGTACGACTACTCCGTAGTCGAGGTAACGCCTCAGAAGATAGACGAGTACGTCGACGAAGGAGGTATGAACCGTCTCGTCGTCAAGGCACAGTCGGAGGCTGTACGTCGCTTAGACCCCGACGACGGAGAGGAGATAGTCGTCGACGCGAGCGACACGTCGGCGGAGAGGTTCGGGAGACGTGTCTCAGAGGAAACAGGCTACGAAGTCACAGCAGAACACGGCGCGGACGAGAGCTACGACGCCGTCGCGGGAGCGTCTGTTATAGCGAAGGTAGAACGCGACTCACACGTCGAGAGTCTCGGGGAGGTCGGAAGCGGCTATCCGTCGGACTCTAAGACAGTCGAGTACCTGAGGGAGTACGTCGAGGAGAACCGTGGTCTTCCGGGTTTCGCGCGTGAGTCTTGGAGCACAGCCGAACGTATACTCGACGAGGCGAAGCAGTCGGGGATAGACGACTTCTGACGGAGTCGGAAGAAGAAAGTACGTCACAGCGTCAGTCTTATGGCTTCGGGTCTTATATACACGTCTAATATGAATATGGAGATCAACAGGGGAATGTCGAGACGTGGCTTCTTAGTCTCGTCGTTAGCCGTAGCTTCGACAGCCGGATGTCTGGGTGCTGGGGGGAACAGTCAAGCCTCGGGACCGAGTCAGGTAGACGGTGAACCTACTAAGGGCGACGAGGACGCGCCGGTGACCGTCGTCGAGTACTTCGACTTCTCGTGTTCCCACTGCCGCAGCTTCCACGAAGAGACTATGCCGGCACTCGAAAGTCGGTACATAGAGACGGGCGATGTGAAGTTCGTCCACCGCAACTTTCCCGTGCCTGTCGACGACTGGTCACAGACGACCGCGATAGCAGGCGAGGCGGTCTATGTACTCGGAGGCGACGACGCCTACTGGGAGTACGTCGACAGGATCTTCGCACGTCAGGGGAATATGTCGATGGAGTACATAGAGACTGCGGCGGACGAGGTGGGTGTCGACGGCTCGGAGGTCAGATCCGCAGTAGAAAGCGAGGAGTATCTACCCGAGGTCAACGCCGACAGGAAGAGCGGCGAGGAGAGAGGCGTATCGGGGACACCTGCCGTATTCGTCAACGGAGAACAGGTGAAAGAAGGACTCGCATCGGCGATAGAGTCGGAGATGTAGTTTATTTCTCGGTTACGAGAACTCGGAGTATAGATCCGTACGCGGGTCGGGTTATGAGAATCCCTATGAGGACTCCGACTATCGTGACTATGGCGAATCCCGTGAGTCTTCCGAGTCCAAGGAAGGCAAGCGGGAGCATCGCTCCGATAGTCGTCGCCGCAGCCATTCCTATTATGATGAAGGCTTTCTTTATACGTTTCTTGTAGAGGTTCGAGCTACTCACTCCGCCCTCGTGGAGAACCTCGTCGGTGATTATGACGAGGTCGTCGACTCCCGTGCCTATGACGGCTATGAGCCCGGCTATGTGTGAGAGATCGAGGCTGAGACCGAATCCAGCGGCAAATCCGAGGAGGGCAACGACCTCGGCAAGTCCCGTGAGAGCCATTGGAACTGCTACACGTAGGTCTCTGTACCTCCAGTAGATAGTGGCTCCGACTACTATTACGGCGAAGATGCCTATGAGGAGCGAGTAGGTCTTGAACCGCGATCCCTGAGAGGCACTTATAGAGGTCGACGAAGCTATCTCGACCTGTGTCGGAAGAGCACCCGACCTGAGCGAGACACTGACTCTCTGTGCCTGCTGTTCGGTCATACCGGTGACCTGGAGACCGCCTCCCTGCCATCTCCCCGACTCTATGTCAGACGCGAGCGTCGGGTTGAGGGGTCCTCTGAAGACCTCGTCGTCGTTGAAGTACATCACGAGTGGATGCGCGCTGGGGTTAGTCGTGGCGTTGACATCAATTACAGTACTTCTGAACTGTTCAACGCCCGAGTCGGTGAGGCTGAAAGCGACGCTGTAGGTGTCGCCTCCCTGCTGTGACGGACGGGGTCTCGAAACACTTCCCCTCTCGACTGCGTCTCCGAAGAGGACATGTCTCGTCTGGTTGCCCTGTTCGACGACCCTTATCTCGAACCGTCCCTGCTGGGCGATTATAGACGAGGCGTTCTCCTGTATTCCGGGAAGCTCGACGACTATGAAGTTCTGGTTGGTTATGGGGTTCGACTGCTGGAAGACACGCACACCCGAGAGCTGTCCGACCTGTGGCGTGTTCTCTATACGTGTCTGTAACGAGTTACGTAGCTCCTCAAGGGTTGCGGGCGTAACCCCTTCGTCTATCGACTCAACCGTCAAGCCGTGGGATTCGAGGGCTGTACGTATCTCGGCGTCGGTCGCGTTTCCTCTTATCTCGACTATTCCGTCGTTCGAGTAGACCTTCGTACGTACACCGAGGCTCTGTGTGAGTTCGGACTGTAGCTCCGCGGGGTCCGTGTCTCCGAGTCCCGAGACCTGAGCCGTGGTTCCGACGGGCTCAAGCTGCATACGTGTTCCTCCGTCGAGCTGGAGTCCGAACTTGAGTGAGGTCGTGCCCTCAGTATCACCCGTGGGAGCTATCGCAACGACCGATAGAACCATCACGACTATGAGGAGGACGACCCTCCAGTCCTTCAGAAGTCCCTTTAGATCCGACATCACGCACCACCTCTCGAATTCGACGCCTTACCTCTCCTGTCGACTACCTCCCATCTCAGTAGGCTGACGTTCATCATGTAGGTATTGATTATGTCGACTCCGAGTCCGACGAAGAGTATCACTCCTATGTCACGCAGGACGAATATTGACGCGAGATGTGAGACGACAGCCATAGCGAACATCGCCGCCATCGACGTCGTCGTCATGGTTATACCCGTCTCCATAGCCTTCTCGACGTTTTCGTGGAACTCACTTCTCCTTCCCTTGAGGACGCTCCGTGTGAGAAGTATGTCGGAGTCTATGCTGTATCCTATGAGTAGGAGGAGAGCGGGTATCGTCGCGAGAGACAGGTCGATTCCGAGGAGATTCATCACGCCTATCGGAACCACCATGTCGCTGAAAGCACTCAGGACGACAGCGAGAGATGGTACGACTGTCCTGAAGAAGGCGAATATTATGATACTCATCACGGCGAACGCAAAGACAACAGCGCTGATTCCCTGTGTCTGTAACGAAGCGCCGTAGGTCGGACTTATCTGGCTGACTGAGTTGTCGGCGTAGCTCGAAGCTACGTTCCTGAGCTGACTCATCTCGTCTTCAGACAACGGCTGGTAAGACAGTATGTATCCCGTACGTGTCGACTGAACCGACTCGGGTGTAGCCACCGACGAGAAGTCGGATCGAACCTGATCCATCGGTGCGTCCGTCGTGACCTGTACCGTCACGCCTCCGGTGAACTCCTGTCCGAGATGTGCTGGGGTTCCCGTGAGAGCCATAGTCGCACCTATGATTACGAAGGTGGCGAGGAGTATCCCCGCGGGAACCGCAAGGAGTTGGCGGTTTGTGTAGTCGGTGTAGTCGACGTTCTCGACACTAAACATCGGATACAAGAAGTGGCGAGAATTAAGTTAAGGCTTCTTATTTGTCAGAGAGAGATATGATCGACATCGTCGGAGTCGTCATCGGAGTCGTCGTCCGGCGGAGTCGGCGACGGAGACTGATGAGAGCCGGTCTCGAAGGGCTGTGTCTCAGGCTTGGGCTGTGACTCGGTTCCGCTTCCTCTTCCAGTGTTCTCCATTCCGAGCATCTCACCCGCGTCTGGACTGATACCGACGTTTACCTCCTCGTCGACACTGTCGGAGACTACCTGTACGTTCTGAGCGAGTACCTCAAGTATGTCATCGAGGTTGACGTAGGCGTAGTACTGCCCATCGTCGTTCTCCATAGTAAGCTGTGTGTCTGTCACAACGGGCTGACCGTTCTCCATGAATGCGACGTTTACAGGGAGGTCGCCCCCTTCATCTTCCTCGCCGAGCATCGTCACAGTCACCTCGTCTATACCTATGACCTCACCGTGTCTTTCGAGGACATCCGCGAGTTCGACCATGTCATACGTCACGGCGTTCTTGGTCTCGTCGTCGTGTTCCCCCGTGTAACACCCCTCACAGACCTGAAGATCGATGCGCATACCCGATCTTCGTGTTTCGAGTCCTTCGGTATTTCGGTCTCACACAGTCACGCCGGAGAGACAGTGAAAAAGAGTATGTTGTGTATGCCGGGTCCGAGACCGAGCGCGGCGACGACAGCGAGTATTAGTCTTCCCTCAGAGGGTCTCTCGTCGACATACTCGGTGAAGCCGACTACGACACCGACGGCGACTGCGACCTTGAGTAATACGAAGAGCCACGTCCCTCCAAACGAGGGTGTTAGATGGTAGCCGATCCCTATTACTACACGTGAGAGGGGGGTCTCCTCGTTGAATCCGAGGAGGTCGATTCCGACAGCCGTCGAGACACCGTCTAAGACGTGACCGAGGACGACGGCGAGACCCACGTATCCCGTCGTCTCGGCTGCGTCGGGCTGGAGACGTGAAATCCCGAGCCAGACGCCGGCTGTCAGAGCCGCTGTGGCTACGACGCCCGCGAGAGGAGCGGCTGTATGTACAGTGTCACGTAGGAGGTAGAGTGAGGAAATCGCGGGGGCTATAACGAGAAGACCGACCCCACCGAGTACTGTGTCGGATCTGTCGTAACGCAGCGAGAGTAACCAGACTGCCGCCGCCGCGACGAAGGTCGTGAGGTAGACAGCGGGGGTGCCAAACAGGGGCTCTACCGACGGGGGGAAGACCTCGACCCTGTGACCGACACGGAGTACGCCGCCGAGCCCTACCCAAGGCAGGAGTCCGACGACTGTCGACGTTTCGACAGTTGGCTTCGTGCGTAAGAGGAAGTAGACCGCGAGGGCTACTCCTAAGACGAGAGGTATCAGGTAATCGACCGGCGGGAGACGGAATCCGTGAGGGAGCATTAACTAAGGTAACAGGAATACGCCCTCTTCGGTCGTAACAGCTTCGACTTCGTCTCCGGGCTCACGCACGAAGTCGGGCTTGCGGAGTGTGACAGTCTCGTAGGTCTCGGGGTCGAGAACCCGTATCTCGTCGTCGGTGTCGTCTACTACGACCGTCTCCGACGAGTCGTCGGTGTCGCCTATCTTCTCGGCGTCGTCGAAAGAAGACGTTCTTATCTCGTCTCCGGTTTCGAGGTCGAGTGCCTTCTCTACGTCTCCCTTACCGGTTGCGTTGTGTGTCACTAATACGGGACGTTGACGGTCTTCACCGGACTCGGAGAGTAGAAGAAGGTCTCCTTCCCTGAACTCAGGGAGACGCACCGAGTAGGTAACGCGGTATAGCTCGTCGCCGTCCTTCTCGCCGACGAGTGTAGCCGAGTCGGAGTAAGAGCCCCCGAACTCCTCGACTGTCTGTCGTGCGGTCTGGAGACCCGCCTTGTTGGTACTCAGATAGATGTCGATCCCGTCGTCTACGTCCTTAACATCGGTCACGAATGTATCACGGTCGTCTAAGTCGTCTCCCGCGATCCCGTAAGCTATCTCCTTAGCCGTGTGTAACTCGTCGTCTGTCGGGAGACGGTTCTCGCCACGTATCTGGACTATGCTCTCGTAGTAGCCTCCTGAGATACGCGCACACGTCGGACACGTCTCACGCGATACGTTGACCGAGGTCTTGAACTCCTCGTGTACGGGATAGCCGCGGACTTCAGCCGAGAAGGAGACGTAGATATGGTAGACGTCGGGGTCAACCCTCTCGGCACTTAGGTCGACGCGCGGAGTCTCCGCCTCAACGTGTGCCCGAAGAGAGCTCTGGAGCCTCTCGACGGCGAGTTCGTGCTCCTCGGAGACGTCGCCCTCCTCGGACGTCCAGTCGCCGTCGTCGACGAAGGAGCCGCAGACAGAACAGACCCGAAGTTCGAGGTTCTCTGGAGCCTCGACGGGGTCGACCGAGTCGGCATAGCACGCGTCACACAGAAGTTCGTCGGGGTCGGTCTCTTCCCCGCACTCGGGACAGAAAGCCGAAGACATACTCCAGAGTAAGCCGTGGTCGAATTTAAGCGTGGCGACGTTTCGCGGAGACGACTCTCATACGGCGCCGAGTCTCACGGTCAGCTCCGGTTAGACTTATGCCTTTAGACGACGTATCCCCGTCAAAGATGGACTGGAAAACAGACTGGAGTCTCAGACTGAGGATGCTCTTCACGATGGGGCTCCTCGGTATACTCTACCTCGTCTTCATAGGCGTACTCGCCGCAAACGGCGTGGGATTCGTGGGTATCACCGTGGTGATGGGTCTCTTCATGCTGGGACAGTACTTCTACAGCGACAAGATCGCCCTCTACGGAGCGGGTGCTACGAAGGTCGAGAGGGAAGAAGCACCCGAGCTTCACGAGATGGTAGACCGTCTGTCACAGCAGGCGGACGTTCCTAAGCCCGATGTCGCTGTGATCGACTCAAAGGTTCCGAACGCCTTCGCTACGGGACGGTCGCCGAAGCACTCGACCGTAGCCGTCACCACGGGTCTGATGAACACGCTCGACTCCGACGAGATAAATGGAGTCCTCGCACACGAACTCTCACACGTCAAGAACAGAGACGTCGCAGTGATGACGATTGCGTCGTTCATATCCACACTCGCGTTCATGGTCGTGAGATGGTCACCGTTCATGGCGATGGGACGTG
This region includes:
- the dnaG gene encoding DNA primase DnaG codes for the protein MQNSDTVKYFIHANLTADGVVERSDVVGAIFGQTEGLLGDELDLRDLQRSSKISRMEVNVESKNGQSYGTITLGSSLDKVKTAILAASLETIERIGPCTAEIEVEMVEDIRAAKRKQIVERSKYILTELFDEGGIDTEEIIDEVRKAVRTEGIQRYAGLPAGPNVEKSDAVLIVEGRADVLNLLKYGIKNAIGVEGTNIPDEIVRLSEEKTVTAFLDSDRGGDLILKELDQVGDVDYVAHPPEGKCVEDMSHDEIRESLRNKVPLELAVDSEEENRSYDSEGSCKTETAEGSDERESESESETDGESPLRDRIEAVKGNGKSLLLDSEFDEVEEVDSEALGEKLDETNGEVENVVVDGEITQATLDSASLNGVETVAGEEIGHVVKKPLDVNVVTEAEL
- the nadC gene encoding carboxylating nicotinate-nucleotide diphosphorylase codes for the protein MLDDRLREFLDEDSTGWRDVSSSVVRGDARARVVTKEDGVVAGLDEASRLLGLLDSDSGVEVETRFEDGEEIEEGDTVLEAEGDATSLLRGERPCLNILGSMSGIATVTADCVEKAGEVTVAATRKTTPGYRSFEKKAVRVGGGDPHRYSLDDVVMLKENHIELEGLETAFERARDTKSFTSKIEVEAETVETAVEAAELGADIVLLDNMSPSEVESCVDELGDYDVVVEASGGITPENVGEYAGTGVDVVSMGSLIHSSDWLDYSMRIEK
- a CDS encoding 2,3,4,5-tetrahydropyridine-2,6-dicarboxylate N-succinyltransferase codes for the protein MSTLESDINEAWDEDEADTDLLDDFLDALNSGEVRAAEKVDGDWVANEWVKKGILLNFSERDNRELEYGDVTYHDKFELKDTSEFLEKGTRNTPDGTVVRDGAYVGDSVIMMSPSFVNVGAHVGDGTLVDSCDTVGSCAQIGDNVKIGANTLIGGVLEPVEDAPVVVEDGVSIGAGARITSGFVVGEDSVIAENTLLNPSIPVYDLVEDEVVYGEVPAERRVMQRHVKSSVEGFGEEFYKPAAVATSLEDDTLEKTEKEDALRD
- the rnhB gene encoding ribonuclease HII, producing the protein MIGVDEAGKGPVLGSMFVAGVRTPGDGLDFEVRDSKKLSEPRRREIYSRLTEYDYSVVEVTPQKIDEYVDEGGMNRLVVKAQSEAVRRLDPDDGEEIVVDASDTSAERFGRRVSEETGYEVTAEHGADESYDAVAGASVIAKVERDSHVESLGEVGSGYPSDSKTVEYLREYVEENRGLPGFARESWSTAERILDEAKQSGIDDF
- a CDS encoding thioredoxin domain-containing protein codes for the protein MNMEINRGMSRRGFLVSSLAVASTAGCLGAGGNSQASGPSQVDGEPTKGDEDAPVTVVEYFDFSCSHCRSFHEETMPALESRYIETGDVKFVHRNFPVPVDDWSQTTAIAGEAVYVLGGDDAYWEYVDRIFARQGNMSMEYIETAADEVGVDGSEVRSAVESEEYLPEVNADRKSGEERGVSGTPAVFVNGEQVKEGLASAIESEM
- a CDS encoding preprotein translocase subunit SecD, giving the protein MSDLKGLLKDWRVVLLIVVMVLSVVAIAPTGDTEGTTSLKFGLQLDGGTRMQLEPVGTTAQVSGLGDTDPAELQSELTQSLGVRTKVYSNDGIVEIRGNATDAEIRTALESHGLTVESIDEGVTPATLEELRNSLQTRIENTPQVGQLSGVRVFQQSNPITNQNFIVVELPGIQENASSIIAQQGRFEIRVVEQGNQTRHVLFGDAVERGSVSRPRPSQQGGDTYSVAFSLTDSGVEQFRSTVIDVNATTNPSAHPLVMYFNDDEVFRGPLNPTLASDIESGRWQGGGLQVTGMTEQQAQRVSVSLRSGALPTQVEIASSTSISASQGSRFKTYSLLIGIFAVIVVGATIYWRYRDLRVAVPMALTGLAEVVALLGFAAGFGLSLDLSHIAGLIAVIGTGVDDLVIITDEVLHEGGVSSSNLYKKRIKKAFIIIGMAAATTIGAMLPLAFLGLGRLTGFAIVTIVGVLIGILITRPAYGSILRVLVTEK
- a CDS encoding protein translocase subunit SecF gives rise to the protein MFSVENVDYTDYTNRQLLAVPAGILLATFVIIGATMALTGTPAHLGQEFTGGVTVQVTTDAPMDQVRSDFSSVATPESVQSTRTGYILSYQPLSEDEMSQLRNVASSYADNSVSQISPTYGASLQTQGISAVVFAFAVMSIIIFAFFRTVVPSLAVVLSAFSDMVVPIGVMNLLGIDLSLATIPALLLLIGYSIDSDILLTRSVLKGRRSEFHENVEKAMETGITMTTTSMAAMFAMAVVSHLASIFVLRDIGVILFVGLGVDIINTYMMNVSLLRWEVVDRRGKASNSRGGA
- a CDS encoding DUF63 family protein, whose amino-acid sequence is MLPHGFRLPPVDYLIPLVLGVALAVYFLLRTKPTVETSTVVGLLPWVGLGGVLRVGHRVEVFPPSVEPLFGTPAVYLTTFVAAAAVWLLSLRYDRSDTVLGGVGLLVIAPAISSLYLLRDTVHTAAPLAGVVATAALTAGVWLGISRLQPDAAETTGYVGLAVVLGHVLDGVSTAVGIDLLGFNEETPLSRVVIGIGYHLTPSFGGTWLFVLLKVAVAVGVVVGFTEYVDERPSEGRLILAVVAALGLGPGIHNILFFTVSPA
- a CDS encoding NMD3-related protein gives rise to the protein MSSAFCPECGEETDPDELLCDACYADSVDPVEAPENLELRVCSVCGSFVDDGDWTSEEGDVSEEHELAVERLQSSLRAHVEAETPRVDLSAERVDPDVYHIYVSFSAEVRGYPVHEEFKTSVNVSRETCPTCARISGGYYESIVQIRGENRLPTDDELHTAKEIAYGIAGDDLDDRDTFVTDVKDVDDGIDIYLSTNKAGLQTARQTVEEFGGSYSDSATLVGEKDGDELYRVTYSVRLPEFREGDLLLLSESGEDRQRPVLVTHNATGKGDVEKALDLETGDEIRTSSFDDAEKIGDTDDSSETVVVDDTDDEIRVLDPETYETVTLRKPDFVREPGDEVEAVTTEEGVFLLP
- the htpX gene encoding zinc metalloprotease HtpX; translated protein: MDWKTDWSLRLRMLFTMGLLGILYLVFIGVLAANGVGFVGITVVMGLFMLGQYFYSDKIALYGAGATKVEREEAPELHEMVDRLSQQADVPKPDVAVIDSKVPNAFATGRSPKHSTVAVTTGLMNTLDSDEINGVLAHELSHVKNRDVAVMTIASFISTLAFMVVRWSPFMAMGRDNRQNGGGIMVALVASVVVWIVSTLLLRALSRYREFAADRGAARITGSPSALASALMKIDGRMDRVPERDLRQEESSMNAFYIIPVKTGIISRLLSTHPPTEKRIERLRELESQM